From Salinirubellus salinus, the proteins below share one genomic window:
- a CDS encoding Zn-ribbon domain-containing OB-fold protein, which produces MPAWFDAFAEAVAADEQWYLTCGACGEGTLPPRTVCPDCGATDLSREPLDDRGTVVSFTEISVTVPKFHGETPYTVALVAFDAGVTLTGQLRDATAEDVAIGDRVALGVERREGETPVLTFRPA; this is translated from the coding sequence GTGCCCGCGTGGTTCGACGCCTTCGCGGAGGCGGTCGCGGCCGACGAACAGTGGTACCTCACCTGCGGGGCCTGCGGCGAGGGGACGCTCCCGCCGCGGACCGTCTGTCCGGATTGTGGCGCCACCGACCTGTCCCGCGAACCGCTCGACGACCGGGGGACGGTCGTCTCGTTCACCGAGATATCGGTCACCGTCCCGAAGTTCCACGGCGAGACCCCGTACACGGTCGCGCTGGTGGCGTTCGACGCGGGCGTCACCCTCACGGGACAGCTCCGGGACGCGACCGCCGAGGACGTCGCCATCGGGGACCGGGTCGCCCTCGGCGTGGAGCGACGCGAGGGGGAGACGCCGGTCCTCACGTTCCGGCCGGCGTAG
- a CDS encoding dienelactone hydrolase family protein: MAHQTDTLVHIPVDGVELEGSLDLPAGATGLVVFAHGSGSSRKSPRNNYVAEVIRERGLGTLLFDLLTESEDEVRENRFDIELLTDRLVAVTEWLGTREDTQGLPVGYFGSSTGAASALRAAARLPDAVHAVVSRGGRVDLASEVLADIAVPTLFVVGGADTQVLELNRDAHARLTSEKELHVVPGAGHLFEAEAELEEVADVAADWFADALR, translated from the coding sequence ATGGCACACCAGACCGACACTCTCGTCCACATCCCGGTCGACGGCGTCGAACTGGAGGGGTCGCTGGACCTCCCGGCCGGCGCGACGGGCCTGGTGGTGTTCGCCCACGGCAGCGGGTCGAGTCGCAAGAGTCCCCGCAACAACTACGTCGCGGAGGTCATCCGCGAGCGGGGACTGGGGACGCTCCTGTTCGACCTGCTGACCGAGTCCGAGGACGAGGTCCGCGAGAACCGCTTCGACATCGAGCTGCTGACCGACCGCCTCGTCGCCGTCACCGAGTGGCTGGGGACGCGCGAGGACACGCAGGGACTGCCAGTGGGCTACTTCGGCTCCAGCACCGGGGCCGCGTCCGCGCTCAGAGCGGCGGCCCGCCTGCCCGACGCGGTCCACGCGGTCGTCTCGCGCGGCGGTCGCGTCGACCTGGCCTCGGAGGTCCTCGCGGACATCGCCGTGCCGACCCTGTTCGTCGTCGGCGGGGCCGACACCCAGGTGCTCGAACTCAACCGCGACGCCCACGCTCGGCTCACCTCCGAGAAGGAACTCCACGTCGTCCCGGGCGCGGGCCACCTCTTCGAAGCGGAGGCGGAGCTCGAGGAGGTCGCCGACGTCGCGGCCGACTGGTTCGCCGACGCCCTCCGCTGA
- a CDS encoding aldo/keto reductase, with product MDLDFVRMGDTGLQSSEIQFGTWRFGKETEEGNVEIDEERAHELLDAYAEAGGRFIDTADVYGGGKCEDWIGDWLAQSEYDREEFTIASKIYWQIREGDPNSRGTNRKNVRHRIDALLDRLGTDYVDVLYIHRWDDDTPAREMMKTLNGLVEDGKVHYLGTSTLVPNEWKVAKANEIALAEGWEPFTVAQPRYNLVDREVEGGYLEMTDDYGIAVCPWSPLGQGFLTGKYDREDGLVGESRAAESSRFREGYLTEENFDVLDELEAVAEEVGATVAQTAIAYHMHHDSIAAPIIGARTVEQLEENLGAAEVALSDEQVERLREAKGGPYSDI from the coding sequence ATGGACCTCGACTTCGTGCGGATGGGCGACACGGGACTGCAGAGTAGCGAGATACAGTTCGGCACGTGGCGCTTCGGCAAGGAGACCGAGGAGGGCAACGTCGAGATCGACGAGGAGCGCGCGCACGAACTGCTCGACGCCTACGCCGAGGCGGGCGGCCGGTTCATCGACACGGCCGACGTCTACGGCGGCGGCAAGTGCGAGGACTGGATCGGCGACTGGCTCGCGCAGAGCGAGTACGACCGCGAGGAGTTCACCATCGCCTCGAAGATCTACTGGCAGATCCGCGAGGGTGATCCGAACAGCCGCGGGACGAACCGGAAGAACGTCCGGCACCGAATCGACGCGCTGCTCGACCGCCTCGGCACCGACTACGTGGACGTGCTCTACATCCACCGCTGGGACGACGACACGCCGGCTCGCGAGATGATGAAGACGCTGAACGGTCTCGTCGAGGACGGGAAGGTCCACTACCTCGGGACCTCGACGCTCGTTCCGAACGAGTGGAAGGTGGCGAAGGCCAACGAGATCGCCCTCGCGGAGGGCTGGGAGCCGTTCACGGTCGCCCAGCCGCGGTACAACCTCGTCGACCGCGAGGTCGAGGGTGGCTACCTCGAGATGACCGACGACTACGGCATCGCGGTCTGTCCGTGGTCGCCGCTCGGGCAGGGGTTCCTCACCGGGAAGTACGACCGTGAGGACGGGCTCGTCGGCGAGTCGCGGGCCGCGGAATCCAGCCGCTTCCGCGAGGGCTACCTCACCGAGGAGAACTTCGACGTGCTGGACGAACTCGAAGCGGTGGCCGAGGAGGTGGGCGCGACGGTCGCGCAGACGGCCATCGCGTACCACATGCACCACGACTCCATCGCGGCGCCCATCATCGGCGCCCGGACCGTCGAGCAACTGGAGGAGAACCTCGGGGCGGCCGAGGTGGCCCTCTCCGACGAGCAGGTCGAGCGCCTGCGCGAGGCGAAGGGCGGGCCGTACAGCGACATCTAG
- a CDS encoding sodium:phosphate symporter, with product MVPRIQTLTARVGGPWSLVLGVLGVVVSFLFAVQLLGTATAAAAPLVERVLARLVVGDAAALGLGWLGASVLANGSVVAALAVSLFAAEIVTAPELFLLVAGSRLGAASVVVLVGVLDFLQKERYSLPEAVEVGLLTFLLTHSVYLPATLVGYLALPLVGTPAQATTGGSTATLRPLSLFEPAANLLTAWLGPGLAVVLAVGVLFGSLRLFDRLLASVETATLRARLFRHFRSTRLSFLAGLLVTVVTTSVAFSLGVVVPLYNRGYVEREELVPYVLGANLGTLFDTLAVAVLLDSPAGVAVVLVLLGVASLLTGAALLAHDAYSRVVLGVDDRLLTDRRAFVAFGLALVFVPLLLVGGSLVVG from the coding sequence ATGGTCCCCCGAATCCAGACACTCACCGCGCGAGTCGGCGGCCCGTGGTCGCTCGTACTGGGCGTCCTCGGCGTCGTCGTCTCGTTCCTGTTCGCCGTCCAGTTGCTGGGGACGGCCACCGCCGCGGCCGCGCCCCTCGTCGAGCGCGTGCTCGCCCGACTCGTCGTGGGCGACGCCGCGGCCCTCGGCCTCGGCTGGCTCGGCGCGTCCGTCCTCGCCAACGGGTCGGTCGTCGCGGCGCTCGCGGTCTCGCTGTTCGCCGCCGAGATCGTCACCGCGCCCGAACTGTTCCTGCTGGTCGCGGGGTCGCGTCTCGGCGCCGCCAGCGTCGTCGTGCTCGTCGGCGTCCTCGACTTCCTCCAGAAGGAACGCTACTCGCTCCCGGAGGCCGTCGAGGTGGGGCTGCTCACCTTCCTGTTGACCCACTCGGTCTACCTCCCGGCGACGCTGGTGGGGTACCTCGCACTCCCGCTCGTCGGTACGCCCGCGCAGGCCACCACCGGTGGCTCGACGGCCACACTCCGGCCGCTGTCGCTCTTCGAGCCGGCCGCCAACCTCCTCACGGCGTGGCTCGGCCCCGGGCTCGCCGTCGTCCTCGCCGTCGGCGTGCTGTTCGGGAGCCTGCGGCTGTTCGACCGCCTCCTCGCGAGCGTCGAGACGGCGACGCTGCGAGCGCGGCTCTTCCGGCACTTCCGGAGCACGCGGCTCTCCTTCCTCGCCGGCCTGCTGGTCACCGTCGTGACCACGAGCGTCGCGTTCTCGCTCGGCGTCGTCGTCCCGCTGTACAACCGCGGCTACGTCGAGCGCGAGGAACTCGTCCCGTACGTCCTCGGTGCGAACCTCGGGACGCTGTTCGACACGCTCGCCGTGGCGGTGCTGCTCGACTCACCCGCCGGCGTCGCCGTCGTGCTCGTCCTCCTCGGTGTCGCCTCGCTCCTGACGGGCGCGGCGCTCCTCGCACACGACGCCTACAGTCGGGTCGTCCTCGGCGTCGACGACCGGCTCCTCACCGACCGCCGGGCGTTCGTCGCCTTCGGCCTCGCGCTCGTGTTCGTCCCCCTCCTGCTGGTGGGCGGCTCGCTCGTCGTCGGGTAG
- the phaC gene encoding class III poly(R)-hydroxyalkanoic acid synthase subunit PhaC, whose protein sequence is MPAEESPSPPAASPLALVRTFQRAALETATEAAREATLLPGRLADATTVEVGQTPSEVVYTENKLELRRYESLTDHQHAVPVLVVYALINRPYILDLQPDRSIVRRLLEAGHDVYLVDWGDPSRLDRHLGLEDYVGRYLDNCVDVVRERSGQAAINLLGYCMGGTMSAIYTALHPEKVNALALLAAPLYLEDTGGVLELWGDEAYFDPRRLREVHGNVPGEFLAAGFQLMDPVANTVTKYVRLAERLENEDFVRNFARMERWLSDPVDLAGEAYAEFVERIYQRNELYRNELTVGGEPVDVERIDVPLLQIVGTYDSLVPPDASTPFNEVVGTDDVTTIEYPSGHVGLAMSNGAHRDVWPEVAEWFLEQSDHPTLADVLGEGVEAALGVDVETDVGVGDVDEMAVGVGDADGEISRAVVRRDPVAVERFLEAALGVDIELSGDADGIAVTVATDEGVQTTVVRSVGEATRTEVEESVESVAVASVYDLEELEGVGPTYAARLRDAGIESVADLAVADAPTVAAAAGVGERLARTFVDRARALVGLEAAAETDD, encoded by the coding sequence ATGCCCGCTGAGGAGTCCCCGTCCCCGCCCGCCGCGTCTCCCCTCGCGCTGGTGCGCACGTTCCAGCGGGCGGCCCTCGAGACGGCCACGGAGGCGGCACGCGAGGCGACGCTCCTCCCCGGCCGACTCGCCGACGCCACCACCGTCGAGGTCGGACAGACCCCGAGCGAGGTCGTCTACACCGAGAACAAGCTCGAACTACGTCGCTACGAGTCGCTCACCGACCACCAGCACGCCGTCCCCGTCCTCGTCGTCTACGCCCTCATCAACCGGCCGTACATCCTCGACCTCCAGCCCGACCGGTCCATCGTCCGCCGGCTGCTCGAGGCCGGCCACGACGTCTACCTCGTCGACTGGGGCGACCCCTCGCGGCTCGACCGACACCTCGGGCTGGAGGACTACGTCGGGCGCTACCTCGACAACTGCGTCGACGTGGTCCGCGAGCGCTCCGGGCAGGCGGCCATCAACCTCCTCGGCTACTGCATGGGCGGCACGATGTCGGCCATCTACACCGCCCTCCACCCCGAGAAGGTGAACGCGCTCGCGTTGCTGGCCGCCCCGCTGTACCTCGAGGACACCGGCGGCGTCCTCGAACTGTGGGGCGACGAGGCGTACTTCGACCCCCGTCGGCTGCGCGAGGTGCACGGGAACGTCCCCGGCGAGTTCCTCGCGGCCGGGTTCCAGCTCATGGACCCCGTCGCGAACACCGTCACGAAGTACGTCCGGCTCGCCGAGCGGCTGGAGAACGAGGACTTCGTGCGGAACTTCGCGCGGATGGAGCGCTGGCTCTCGGACCCGGTCGACCTCGCTGGCGAGGCGTACGCCGAGTTCGTCGAGCGCATCTACCAGCGCAACGAGCTCTACCGGAACGAACTGACCGTCGGGGGCGAGCCCGTCGACGTCGAGCGGATCGACGTGCCGCTCCTCCAGATCGTCGGCACCTACGACAGCCTCGTACCGCCCGACGCCAGCACCCCGTTCAACGAGGTCGTCGGCACCGACGACGTGACGACCATCGAGTACCCGAGCGGCCACGTCGGCCTCGCGATGTCGAACGGGGCGCACCGCGACGTCTGGCCGGAGGTCGCCGAGTGGTTCCTCGAGCAGTCCGACCACCCGACGCTCGCCGACGTGCTCGGCGAGGGGGTAGAGGCGGCGCTCGGCGTCGACGTCGAGACCGACGTGGGCGTCGGCGACGTCGACGAGATGGCGGTCGGCGTGGGAGACGCCGACGGCGAGATATCCAGAGCGGTCGTCCGGCGGGACCCGGTGGCCGTCGAGCGGTTCCTCGAGGCGGCGCTCGGCGTCGACATCGAACTGTCCGGCGACGCGGACGGCATCGCCGTCACGGTCGCGACGGACGAGGGCGTCCAGACGACGGTCGTCCGGAGCGTGGGCGAGGCCACCCGGACGGAGGTCGAGGAGTCGGTCGAGTCGGTCGCGGTCGCCTCGGTGTACGACCTCGAGGAACTGGAGGGCGTCGGACCGACCTACGCGGCGCGACTCCGGGACGCGGGTATCGAGTCCGTCGCGGACCTCGCCGTGGCGGACGCCCCGACCGTCGCGGCGGCAGCCGGCGTCGGCGAGCGACTGGCCCGCACCTTCGTCGACCGGGCGCGAGCGCTGGTCGGGCTGGAGGCGGCCGCGGAGACGGACGACTGA
- a CDS encoding universal stress protein has translation MGAILLATDGSEYARRAAAEAIDLAAARDVPLYVLCVVDQRRFDDPALGAAELATIYAEDHAVLTVEEVTALAAGEAVAVDGDTRHGVPEEVILEYAAEVDADVIVVGEHGDHAEHFSGVGRRVSKLADREVVVVDAAT, from the coding sequence ATGGGCGCTATCCTGCTCGCGACCGACGGGAGCGAGTACGCACGACGGGCGGCGGCCGAGGCCATCGACCTCGCGGCGGCGCGTGACGTCCCGCTGTACGTCCTGTGTGTCGTCGACCAGCGGCGCTTCGACGACCCCGCGCTCGGCGCGGCCGAACTCGCGACCATCTACGCCGAGGACCACGCCGTCCTGACCGTCGAGGAGGTGACGGCGCTGGCGGCCGGCGAGGCCGTCGCGGTCGACGGCGACACCAGACACGGGGTCCCCGAGGAGGTCATCCTCGAGTACGCCGCCGAGGTCGACGCCGACGTCATCGTCGTCGGCGAGCACGGCGACCACGCGGAGCACTTCTCCGGCGTCGGCCGGCGAGTCTCGAAACTCGCCGACCGGGAGGTCGTGGTCGTCGACGCGGCGACCTGA
- a CDS encoding phosphoribosyltransferase has translation MSAPRRFADRTEAGERLGAALRERDLDVDVVLAIPRGGLPLGRAVADALDVPLDVVVASKIGAPGNPEYAIGAAASDGTVWRNEEAFVGTRTDEAYFEREREREAENARRKAERYRGDRPEPDLTGKTVAVVDDGVATGSTVRACLQMLRESDAERVVLAVPVGPPQTVGELRELADEVVCLLTPRGFRGVGQFYDRFDQVSDEEAMAYLDRSA, from the coding sequence ATGTCAGCACCACGCCGATTCGCCGACCGGACCGAGGCAGGCGAACGACTCGGGGCGGCGCTCCGCGAGCGAGACCTCGACGTGGACGTCGTGCTCGCCATCCCGCGTGGCGGGCTCCCGCTGGGGCGCGCCGTCGCCGACGCGCTCGACGTGCCACTCGACGTGGTCGTCGCGTCGAAGATCGGCGCGCCCGGCAACCCGGAGTACGCCATCGGGGCCGCCGCCAGCGACGGGACCGTCTGGCGCAACGAGGAGGCCTTCGTGGGGACACGGACCGACGAGGCGTACTTCGAGCGCGAGCGGGAGCGCGAGGCCGAGAACGCACGACGGAAGGCCGAGCGATACCGGGGGGACCGTCCCGAGCCGGACCTGACCGGCAAGACCGTCGCCGTCGTCGACGACGGCGTGGCCACGGGCTCGACCGTCAGGGCGTGTCTCCAGATGCTCCGCGAGAGTGACGCCGAGCGCGTCGTGCTGGCGGTCCCGGTCGGTCCGCCACAGACCGTCGGCGAGCTGCGGGAGCTGGCCGACGAGGTGGTCTGCCTCCTGACGCCGAGGGGGTTCAGGGGTGTCGGGCAGTTCTACGACCGGTTCGACCAGGTCTCCGACGAGGAGGCGATGGCGTACCTCGACCGGTCGGCCTGA
- a CDS encoding thiolase domain-containing protein, translating to MSTHIAGVGSTRYDAFPESSSRELFAEAAAEAFQDSGVAPADLDAVYVGNFVADLVEDQGHVGPLLADHVGAREAASISVESACASGGATFRQAVQAVESGAADAVLAGGVEQLSVADAEHVTDALANAADDVYENEQGLTFPGIYALLARQYMHTYGATREDLAAVSVKNHENAVENPLAQFRKAVPMDEVLASRPIATPLRLYDACPISDGASVAIVVGEAFAADHDLDTSVTVLGTGQSSDALALQDRAALDRLPAAERAAERAYADAGVEPDGVDVAEVHDCFTIAEVLALEALGFYERGEGTRGAVEGETAVDGSLPVNTSGGLIGKGHPVGATGVGQLVELTKQLEGRHPNQVDGAETALAHNVGGSGASTTVTVLGGV from the coding sequence ATGTCGACACACATCGCCGGTGTCGGGAGTACCCGGTACGACGCGTTCCCGGAGTCGTCGTCGCGGGAACTGTTCGCCGAGGCGGCCGCCGAGGCGTTCCAGGACAGCGGCGTCGCGCCGGCCGACCTCGACGCCGTCTACGTCGGGAACTTCGTGGCCGACCTCGTCGAGGACCAGGGTCACGTGGGACCGCTACTCGCCGACCACGTGGGGGCCCGTGAGGCGGCCTCGATAAGCGTCGAGAGCGCCTGCGCCTCGGGCGGCGCCACGTTCCGACAGGCGGTCCAGGCCGTCGAATCGGGGGCGGCCGACGCCGTCCTCGCGGGCGGAGTCGAACAGCTGTCGGTCGCGGACGCCGAACACGTCACCGACGCGCTCGCCAACGCGGCCGACGACGTCTACGAGAACGAGCAGGGGCTGACGTTCCCGGGCATCTACGCGCTGCTGGCCCGGCAGTACATGCACACCTACGGCGCGACGCGCGAGGACCTCGCCGCCGTCTCGGTCAAGAACCACGAGAACGCCGTCGAGAACCCGCTCGCCCAGTTCAGGAAGGCCGTCCCGATGGACGAGGTGCTGGCCTCGCGGCCCATCGCGACGCCGCTCCGGCTCTACGACGCCTGTCCCATCTCCGACGGCGCCAGCGTCGCCATCGTCGTCGGCGAGGCGTTCGCCGCCGACCACGACCTCGACACGTCGGTCACCGTGCTCGGGACGGGGCAGTCGAGCGACGCGCTCGCGCTGCAGGACCGCGCGGCCCTCGACCGGCTCCCGGCGGCCGAACGCGCGGCCGAACGGGCGTACGCCGACGCCGGTGTCGAACCAGACGGCGTCGACGTCGCGGAGGTCCACGACTGCTTCACCATCGCCGAGGTGCTGGCACTCGAGGCGCTGGGGTTCTACGAGCGGGGCGAGGGCACCCGTGGCGCCGTCGAGGGGGAGACGGCGGTCGACGGGTCCCTCCCGGTGAACACGTCCGGCGGGCTCATCGGGAAGGGCCACCCCGTCGGGGCGACCGGCGTCGGCCAGCTCGTCGAGTTGACGAAGCAGCTCGAGGGGCGACACCCGAACCAGGTCGACGGGGCCGAGACGGCCCTCGCGCACAACGTGGGGGGCAGCGGGGCGAGCACGACCGTGACAGTACTCGGGGGTGTCTGA
- a CDS encoding adenosylcobalamin-dependent ribonucleoside-diphosphate reductase yields the protein MASLDSVARTVLRRRYLRRDETGEVVETPDELFHRVAADLASAEAAFGGDVDATEARFHEVMAERLFLPNSPTLMNAGTDLQQLAACFVLPVEDSIESIFEALSQTACIHQSGGGTGFSFSKLRPEGDVVGKTGGVASGPVSFMQIFDSATEQIKQGGRRRGANMGVLHVSHPDVETFVSAKGEADVLRNFNLSVATDAAFWDAIDAGEPYDLVNPRTDEIVRQVDPEALLELVAEMAWETGDPGVLFLDTIEAANPTPQLGHIEATNPCGEVPLLPYEACVLGSVNLAAHVDGETVDWDRLRETVHLGVRVLDDAIERSTFPVPEIAERVAETRKVGVGVMGFHDLLVDLRVPYGSPAAVEVAEAVMRFVHDEAWAASRQLAEERGPFPAWESSVHETPVRNATTTTVAPTGTISLLAGCSAGIEPIYNVAYTKHVLGGLEIRNDRFVDMVEARGLDAEVLLEDLHDRTTIQDVESIPDDVKRLFQTAHDLPPRQHLAVQAAFQRHTDNAVSKTVNLPASASVADVESVFRTARELDLKGVTVFRSGASTGQVLGEAPRREECVSECDYVAPGRE from the coding sequence ATGGCGTCGCTCGACAGTGTCGCCAGGACCGTCCTGCGTCGACGCTACCTCCGGCGGGACGAGACGGGCGAGGTCGTCGAGACGCCGGACGAACTCTTCCACCGGGTCGCGGCGGACCTCGCGTCGGCCGAGGCGGCGTTCGGCGGCGACGTGGACGCGACCGAAGCGCGGTTCCACGAGGTGATGGCAGAGCGGCTGTTCCTGCCGAACTCGCCCACGCTGATGAACGCCGGGACCGACCTCCAGCAGCTCGCCGCGTGCTTCGTCCTCCCGGTCGAGGACTCCATCGAGTCCATCTTCGAGGCGCTCTCGCAGACCGCCTGCATCCACCAGAGTGGCGGCGGCACGGGCTTCTCGTTCTCGAAGCTCCGGCCCGAGGGCGACGTCGTCGGGAAGACCGGCGGCGTGGCCTCCGGCCCGGTGAGCTTCATGCAGATATTCGACAGCGCGACCGAGCAGATCAAGCAGGGTGGCCGCCGCCGCGGGGCGAACATGGGCGTCCTCCACGTCAGCCACCCCGACGTCGAGACGTTCGTCTCGGCCAAGGGCGAGGCCGACGTGCTCCGGAACTTCAACCTCTCGGTGGCGACCGACGCGGCGTTCTGGGACGCCATCGACGCCGGTGAGCCGTACGACCTCGTCAACCCCCGGACCGACGAAATCGTCCGGCAGGTCGACCCCGAGGCCCTCCTCGAACTCGTCGCCGAGATGGCGTGGGAGACGGGCGACCCCGGCGTCCTCTTCCTCGACACCATCGAGGCGGCGAACCCGACCCCGCAGCTCGGCCACATCGAGGCGACGAACCCCTGCGGGGAGGTGCCGCTACTCCCCTACGAGGCCTGCGTCCTCGGCTCGGTGAACCTCGCGGCGCACGTCGACGGCGAGACGGTCGACTGGGACCGACTCCGCGAGACGGTCCACCTCGGGGTCCGGGTGCTCGACGACGCCATCGAGCGCTCGACGTTCCCGGTCCCCGAGATCGCCGAGCGCGTGGCCGAGACCCGGAAGGTCGGCGTGGGCGTGATGGGGTTCCACGACCTGCTCGTCGACCTGCGGGTCCCGTACGGCTCGCCCGCCGCCGTCGAGGTGGCCGAGGCGGTGATGCGGTTCGTCCACGACGAGGCGTGGGCGGCCTCGCGGCAGTTGGCCGAGGAGCGCGGGCCGTTCCCGGCGTGGGAGAGCTCGGTCCACGAGACGCCGGTGCGCAACGCCACGACGACCACCGTCGCACCGACGGGGACCATCTCGTTGCTGGCGGGCTGTTCGGCCGGCATCGAGCCCATCTACAACGTCGCCTACACCAAGCACGTGCTGGGCGGGCTGGAGATACGGAACGACCGCTTCGTCGACATGGTCGAAGCTCGGGGGCTCGACGCCGAGGTGCTGCTCGAGGACCTCCACGACCGGACGACGATACAGGACGTCGAGTCGATACCCGACGACGTGAAGCGGCTGTTCCAGACGGCCCACGACCTCCCGCCGCGCCAGCACCTCGCGGTGCAGGCCGCCTTCCAGCGCCACACGGACAACGCGGTCAGCAAGACGGTCAACCTCCCCGCGTCGGCCTCCGTCGCGGACGTCGAGTCGGTGTTCCGGACCGCCCGCGAACTCGACCTCAAGGGCGTCACCGTCTTCCGGAGCGGCGCGAGCACGGGTCAGGTGCTCGGTGAGGCCCCCCGCCGCGAGGAGTGCGTGAGCGAGTGTGACTACGTCGCCCCGGGTCGGGAGTGA
- a CDS encoding DUF2267 domain-containing protein, whose product MDFDEFTGEIQHRLELPGTGETVRTIRATLLTLGQRLPEEYAEDLAASLPLEVKWYLTGAVHEHGQRFDWTEFLARVSDIEGSEPADAAYHARVVMDLVHTVVPASDFQQLRDSLPEDPADENWAKLFEVVDAGGWHETQES is encoded by the coding sequence ATGGACTTCGACGAGTTCACCGGAGAGATACAGCACCGACTCGAACTGCCGGGGACCGGCGAGACCGTCCGGACCATCCGGGCGACGCTGCTGACGCTGGGTCAGCGGCTCCCCGAGGAGTACGCCGAGGACCTCGCCGCGTCGCTCCCGCTCGAGGTCAAGTGGTACCTGACTGGGGCGGTCCACGAACACGGCCAGCGCTTCGACTGGACGGAGTTCCTCGCCCGGGTCAGCGACATCGAGGGGTCGGAGCCGGCCGACGCGGCCTACCACGCCCGGGTCGTGATGGACCTCGTCCACACGGTGGTGCCGGCGTCGGACTTCCAGCAGTTGCGCGACTCCCTGCCCGAGGACCCGGCCGACGAGAACTGGGCCAAGCTCTTCGAAGTCGTCGACGCCGGTGGCTGGCACGAGACCCAGGAGAGCTGA